In one window of Macadamia integrifolia cultivar HAES 741 chromosome 2, SCU_Mint_v3, whole genome shotgun sequence DNA:
- the LOC122094788 gene encoding uncharacterized protein LOC122094788, with protein sequence MGRISNLWIMWKRNINCPVVISESSQHISVSLTWDLSQIQVSFVHASSFRAERRALWLDLVADTPHTTIPWAMIGDFNAYLQSHEKKGPGNFSLGSAVEFNAMIDSCSMAQLPSSGRKFTWSNNRKAGNVSAVLDRSFCNEKWLTVFQDSSQLVLPRIASDHGPILMVSDASQRPSNCPFRFHQFWMEHEDFVRIVALSWSEWVPGPPILVLTSKLKRLKRDLKSWARSAFPNFDEDLEHAKKTLNQIHDQIASEGMNDHLFAMEADAKTGLVKALENHEKIWAEKARIRALKKQDGTIVEGYNQIGEYIVDFYERFHRASTTVNHEDLLDNIPKILNQMDCYKMDSLPGNEEIRRAVWELDPDSSPGPDGFSGAFFRKCWDMVEVEVCNAVKQFFSTGSMPNGINNNFLVLIPKVDGANTLEKFRPLCMGNFFCKIISKVMAMRLETLLPRLISEEQSAFQKGKMIHDNIAVASELANLMFSATRGGGLGLKIDIRKAYDTISWSFIFQVLSKFGFSNKWINWLHQLLLSTKISILVNGGPQGFFGVERGLRQGDPISPMLFIIAEEVLSRGLSNLVQSKSLKTISGPRGVTTPGHILFADDIFIFTNASLRYVNALKSFLMKYQDFSGQCINFEKSKLFLGKIAPARKQTIADTLGIQICTFPTRYLGVEIFKGRVKKEALLPVMDKVKGRLAGWKGKLLSLAGRTELVRSVIAGIPNHSFAIYWWPSSLLSIMERWMRNFIWTGEIETSRKITVKWDSLCMPKEEGGLGIRRLRDTNKAMLCKLAWRIKHERTASSSFLKARFVKKDGKLKKGVSSSIALGVKKVWRFVEVNERWIIGNGNLTNFWKDKWWGPKSVLEELESFDLTTLTFTAKVREFICGGEWALPEVRSAELRRIFEKIKQIKIPSGELDDTCCWSLSTLGNFSTASAWECIRRKANKTPWSNLVWRKGLPPRFSTLGWRLAHGRLPTDEQIRHKGIYLASRCALCNQGEDSIDHIFLRCSFATSVWESFTDCFDVRWKMHQSINNLISWWKTKGRVVNLKTPWMMGFSIIAANIWWERNRRCHDNSARNDKQIFDFSRQELYLCIGKVKGEVKSPTDVMCCRRLGLSIALSRYLPPLEVHWCKPHPNWLKLNVDGSALGKPGRAGAGGVARDHDGQVRDSFSIFLGIKQIYEAEFEAVMEGILMAKALDAKGLWIESDSATVVTAIQSNHIPWFTLQKWLSLLPFLESIPWKISHCFREANPIADYLAKQASKSGNSVFSTSFPRHIAEFLQNDIQGVTTNFVDEFRALLMCLQQAKNMNLMKVWVECDSVDVVIMASKGLAWTETTLHSTLVMEDMGLLEKISKDTYALCHVFKKNGVCGEIEEQGPSSLPLVESSQGIINDYETMSPDVPIGSSSSVEDEDKDDAWMQFITEDAWCSNKSNVGSEDASCVGFPNN encoded by the exons atGGGTAGAATTTCGAATTTATGGATTATgtggaaaagaaatataaaCTGCCCTGTGGTGATTTCGGAGTCATCCCAGCATATTTCTGTTTCCCTGACTTGGGATCTTTCCCAAATTCAAGTCTCTTTTGTCCATGCTAGCAGTTTTCGAGCAGAGAGAAGAGCTCTTTGGTTGGACTTGGTAGCGGATACTCCTCACACTACAATCCCTTGGGCCATGATAGGTGATTTTAATGCTTATCTTCAGTCGCATGAAAAGAAGGGACCAGGTAATTTTAGTTTGGGCTCTGCTGTGGAATTTAATGCTATGATAGACTCTTGTTCCATGGCTCAGCTGCCTTCAAGTGGAAGAAAATTTACCTGGAGTAATAATCGGAAAGCTGGTAATGTTTCGGCTGTGCTCGATAGAAGCTTCTGCAATGAGAAGTGGTTAACTGTTTTTCAAGATTCCTCGCAACTAGTGCTGCCGAGAATTGCTTCTGATCATGGGCCGATTTTGATGGTCTCCGATGCCAGCCAGCGACCCTCAAATTGCCCTTTTCGCTTTCATCAATTTTGGATGGAACATGAAGACTTCGTCAGAATTGTGGCTTTGTCTTGGTCTGAATGGGTCCCTGGTCCGCCTATCCTTGTTCTCACTTCTAAATTGAAGCGGCTGAAGAGAGATTTAAAATCCTGGGCGAGATCTGCTTTTCCCAATTTTGATGAAGATCTAGAGCATGCGAAGAAGACTCTGAACCAGATTCATGACCAGATTGCAAGTGAAGGGATGAATGATCATCTATTTGCTATGGAAGCTGATGCGAAGACGGGATTGGTGAAAGCcttggaaaaccatgaaaaaatcTGGGCAGAAAAGGCGAGAATCAG AGCTCTCAAGAAGCAGGATGGGACTATTGTGGAGGGGTATAATCAAATAGGGGAATATATTGTGGACTTTTACGAGAGGTTCCATAGAGCATCCACAACAGTGAATCATGAGGATTTATTGGATAATATTCCAAAAATTCTTAATCAGATGGACTGCTATAAGATGGACTCTCTTCCTGGGAATGAGGAAATAAGGAGGGCAGTTTGGGAGCTCGACCCGGATAGCTCACCGGGCCCAGATGGTTTCTCTGGTGCATTCTTTCGCAAATGCTGGGATATGGTGGAAGTGGAGGTTTGCAATGCTGTGAAACAGTTTTTCAGCACTGGGTCCATGCCAAATgggataaataataattttctggTGTTGATTCCAAAGGTGGATGGTGCAAATACTCTTGAGAAATTTCGGCCCCTGTGTATGGGTAACTTTTTCTGCAAAATTATATCCAAAGTAATGGCGATGCGACTTGAGACTCTCCTCCCTCGTCTGATCTCAGAAGAGCAGAGTGCCTTTCAGAAGGGGAAGATGATCCATGACAATATAGCTGTGGCCTCTGAGCTTGCAAATTTAATGTTCTCTGCAACTAGAGGTGGGGGCCTTGGTCTTAAAATTGATATAAGGAAAGCTTATGACACTATTTCctggtcttttatttttcaggtgTTGAGTAAATTTGGcttctccaataaatggattaattggCTACACCAACTCCTGCTGTCGACCAAAATTTCTATTCTGGTGAACGGAGGTCCTCAAGGCTTCTTCGGGGTGGAGCGTGGCCTGAGACAAGGTGATCCTATATCCCCCATGTTGTTTATTATAGCAGAAGAAGTTCTGTCTAGAGGGTTGTCAAACCTGGTTCAGAGCAAGAGTCTCAAAACAATCAGTGGACCAAGAGGAGTTACTACTCCTGGACACATTTTATTCGCAGATGATATATTCATCTTCACCAACGCCTCATTGAGATATGTAAATGCTCTGAAATCTTTTTTGATGAAGTATCAGGACTTTTCAGGTCAGTGCATCAATTTTGAGAAAAGTAAGCTTTTCCTAGGAAAGATAGCTCCTGCTCGCAAGCAGACAATTGCTGATACCCTTGGAATTCAGATATGCACTTTCCCAACTCGCTATTTAGGAGTTGAAATATTTAAGGGTAGAGTCAAGAAAGAGGCTCTGCTTCCAGTGATGGACAAGGTGAAAGGACGTCTTgcgggttggaaaggaaaacttttgTCTTTGGCGGGCAGAACGGAGTTGGTCAGATCAGTCATTGCTGGTATCCCTAACCACAGTTTtgctatttattggtggccttcttCCCTTTTATCTATAATGGAAcgatggatgagaaacttcatTTGGACGGGGGAGATTGAAACGTCCAGAAAAATTACTGTTAAATGGGACTCACTTTGCATGCCTAAAGAGGAAGGTGGTTTAGGTATCAGGAGACTCCGAGATACCAATAAAGCTATGTTGTGCAAGCTTGCGTGGAGGATAAAGCATGAGAGGACAGCCTCCAGCTCCTTCCTTAAAGCCCGCTTTGTTAAAAAAGATGGTAAGCTCAAGAAAGGagtttcttcctctattgcctTGGGGGTGAAAAAAGTTTGGAGGTTTGTGGAAGTTAATGAGAGATGGATTATCGGTAATGGTAATCTTacaaatttttggaaagataaatggtggggacctAAATCAGTTCTGGAGGAGTTAGAGAGTTTCGACCTGACAACTCTTACATTTACAGCTAAGGTGAGAGAATTTATTTGTGGTGGAGAATGGGCGCTCCCTGAGGTGAGATCGGCGGAGTTGAGaagaatttttgaaaaaattaagcaAATTAAAATTCCTTCAGGCGAATTAGATGACACATGCTGCTGGTCCTTGTCGACCTTGGGAAATTTTTCTACAGCCTCAGCTTGGGAGTGCATCAGAAGGAAGGCTAATAAGACTCCATGGAGCAATCTGGTTTGGAGGAAAGGCCTGCCACCTAGGTTCTCCACTCTAGGCTGGCGCCTTGCACATGGTAGACTGCCAACAGATGAACAGATTAGACATAAGGGGATTTACCTTGCTTCAAGGTGTGCCCTCTGCAACCAAGGCGAGGACAGTATTGATCATATTTTCCTCAGATGCTCCTTCGCGACTTCTGTCTGGGAATCTTTTACTGACTGCTTTGATGTGAGATGGAAAATGCATCAGTCGATTAATAATCTGATTAGTTGGTGGAAAACGAAGGGAAGAGTAGTAAATCTCAAAACACCTTGGATGATGGGTTTTTCTATTATAGCAGcaaatatttggtgggaaagaaacagAAGGTGTCACGATAACAGTGCCAGGAATGATAAGCAGATATTTGATTTTAGTCGGCAAGAGCTCTATCTTTGCATAGGGAAGGTGAAGGGAGAGGTGAAATCCCCGACTGATGTTATGTGTTGTAGGAGATTGGGTTTATCTATAGCTCTGTCCAGGTATCTCCCTCCTCTGGAAGTCCACTGGTGTAAGCCTCATCCAAATTGGCTCAAGCTTAATGTCGATGGTAGTGCTCTGGGAAAACCGGGAAGAGCAGGGGCTGGAGGTGTAGCTCGCGACCATGATGGCCAGGTTCGGGattcttttagtatttttctgggCATTAAACAGATTTATGAAGCGGAGTTTGAGGCTGTTATGGAGGGCATTTTGATGGCAAAGGCGCTGGATGCAAAGGGTCTTTGGATAGAGTCTGACTCGGCTACGGTGGTCACTGCGATTCAGAGTAACCATATTCCATGGTTCACTCTCCAAAAATGGTTGTCTCTTCTTCCATTCCTGGAATCGATCCCATGGAAGATCTCCCACTGCTTTCGCGAAGCTAACCCGATAGCGGACTACTTGGCAAAACAGGCTTCCAAATCTGGAAACTCTGTATTCTCGACGTCTTTCCCCAGACATATAGCAGAGTTCTTACAGAATGATATTCAGG GTGTTACAACGAATTTTGTTGATGAGTTTCGGGCATTACTTATGTGTCTTCAACAAGCTAAAAACATGAATCTAATGAAGGTTTGGGTGGAGTGTGATTCAGTCGATGTGGTAATTATGGCATCAAAAGGTTTAGCTTG